One window of Caldisericum exile AZM16c01 genomic DNA carries:
- a CDS encoding DUF1667 domain-containing protein: protein METRKFTCLGCPVGCSLTVYIENGEVEKVEGNQCNIGIDFAKQEVKDPRRKVATTVKIKNGVHPLLPVYTDAPFPKNLIFKLMDELRKIEVDAPVKMDDIILENALGTGVNIRASRSIRKNE, encoded by the coding sequence ATGGAAACAAGGAAATTCACCTGTCTAGGTTGTCCTGTTGGGTGCTCTCTTACAGTGTATATCGAAAATGGAGAAGTCGAAAAGGTTGAAGGAAATCAGTGCAATATAGGAATTGACTTTGCAAAGCAGGAAGTCAAAGACCCAAGGCGCAAGGTTGCAACAACTGTTAAAATTAAAAATGGTGTTCATCCGCTTCTACCTGTTTATACAGATGCTCCATTTCCAAAAAATCTCATATTCAAGCTTATGGACGAACTAAGAAAAATAGAAGTTGATGCACCCGTAAAGATGGATGATATAATTCTTGAGAATGCCCTTGGAACGGGAGTTAACATAAGGGCAAGCAGGAGCATAAGGAAAAATGAATAA